A genomic window from Quercus lobata isolate SW786 chromosome 10, ValleyOak3.0 Primary Assembly, whole genome shotgun sequence includes:
- the LOC115964985 gene encoding high mobility group B protein 3-like: protein MSTMFGITVPALRGKDYAYIYENAGLASRKWPHTKDGRDCSGKPLIVEKIVEKPSDPPKKKPTTTTTDRKKSSSTAPKAKKAKTDKKSKDPNAPKRPQTAFFLFMDDFRKTYKEENPDSKGGKEVAKEGGEKWKSLDRKREKYS from the exons ATGAGCACCATGTTTGGGATTACAGTGCCAGCACTTAGGGGAAAGGACTACG catatatatatgagaatgcAGGACTTGCGAGTAGGAAATGGCCCCATACCAAAGATGGGAGAGACTGTAGTGGTAAGCCACTAATTGTGGAGAAGATTGTGGAGAAGCCCAGTGACCCCCCCAAGAAGAAgcctactactactactacagacag GAAGAAATCAAGTTCAACAGCGCCGAAggcaaagaaagcaaaaactgACAAGAAGTCTAAGGATCCAAATGCCCCCAAGCGCCCACAAACtgccttctttctcttcat GGATGACTTTAGGAAGacttataaagaagaaaatcccGATTCGAAGGGTGGTAAAGAG GTAGCAAAGGAGGGTGGTGAGAAGTGGAAATCTCTagacagaaagagagaaaaatattcctAG
- the LOC115964986 gene encoding serine/threonine-protein phosphatase 7 long form homolog: MAAANAGRIDYTQPGPIDDSVLTQQATHRSEAIWNGRDPGSITCRSRSSEFSKQPPMVDDRVRNIITTVGLEGLLWVPGREIDNGLITALVERWRPETHTFHMPHGEVTITLQDVEVLLGLPVDGDAISGSTQKTWVNVCRDFLGFQLVTQNNHKQLDGQRILINRLLEEVANPLPPDAEEDQLHKYARCYILPLLGDTIFMDKSGDRVHLMWVQQLENLHNPRRYSWGSACLAWLYRELCRASEDTSQIGGCLLLLQYWAWARFPYLCPTVERGPPVGAYGPSVRGPLSLKWLWVPNKKNRPAHIFRDRYREQLASMLPDQVVWQPYEAHFDDLPPWCVAGRAVWTATVPLVCFHLVEKHTPDRVVRQFGMIQEIPRAVNTDRVLHGIDLRGKIGVNWMQKHAAHILEWGYRFDRRCEAVLGDMPPEHEYHDWFKRVTRRFIDRPGAVVTLLIEGYVRLLRRHPVGTEDHNDITEVLTAVQAMTRVQPPIPEAPIEEAAMPTGPSTSTAPAGCQSRPPVATPQLLPTPDPCASTPHASASPTIPSSIPHPSPTVTIPSPNPHSAPTATIPSPSPPSVSLPHHPSTHPTSLFWV; this comes from the exons aTGGCTGCTGCAAATGCTGGACGCATTGACTATACACAGCCTGGACCCATTGACGACTCGGTGTTGACACAGCAGGCGACGCATCGGTCCGAAGCTATTTGGAATGGGCGG GATCCAGGGTCCATTACTTGCCGTAGTCGTAGTTCAGAGTTCTCCAAGCAACCTCCAATGGTGGACGACCGAGTGAGGAACATCATCACCACAGTTGGTTTGGAGGGACTCCTGTGGGTCCCAGGTAGAGAGATTGACAATGGCCTGATAACGGCCTTAGTGGAGCGATGGCGGCCCGAGACTCACACCTTTCACATGCCACATGGTGAGGTGACCATCACATTGCAGGATGTGGAGGTTCTTCTCGGGCTTCCTGTTGATGGTGACGCTATATCAGGGAGCACACAAAAAACTTGGGTGAATGTGTGCCGGGACTTCCTTGGTTTTCAACTTGTAACTCAAAATAACCATAAGCAACTTGATGGGCAGAGGATTCTCATCAACCGCCTTTTGGAGGAAGTTGCTAACCCATTGCCGCCTGATGCTGAAGAGGATCAGCTGCATAAGTACGCACGATGCTACATCCTACCGCTATTGGGGGACACAATATTCATGGACAAATCCGGCGATAGGGTGCATCTAATGTGGGTGCAGCAGTTGGAAAACCTTCACAATCCACGGAGGTACAGTTGGGGAAGTGCTTGCCTTGCATGGTTGTATCGAGAGCTATGCAGGGCAAGCGAGGACACCAGTCAGATTGGTGGGTGCTTGCTGTTGCTCCAGTACTGGGCATGGGCCAGGTTCCCCTATTTGTGCCCGACAGTTGAGCGAGGCCCGCCAGTGGGTGCTTACGGTCCTTCAGTACGTGGTCCACTATCCCTGAA GTGGTTGTGggtcccaaacaagaaaaataggcCCGCCCACATCTTCAGGGACAGGTATCGCGAGCAACTAGCTTCCATGTTGCCAGACCAG GTGGTGTGGCAGCCATATGAAGCTCATTTTGACGACCTCCCGCCCTGGTGTGTTGCAGGGAGGGCCGTATGGACGGCAACGGTGCCGCTTGTATGTTTCCACCTAGTAGAGAAACATACACCGGATCGTGTTGTTCGTCAATTCGGGATGATCCAAGAAATTCCCCGCGCTGTTAACACTGACAGAGTGCTTCATGGCATTGATTTGAGGGGGAAGATCGGTGTTAATTGGATGCAGAAGCATGCTGCGCATATCCTTGAGTGGGGTTATCGCTTTGATCGGCGTTGTGAAGCTGTGCTTGGTGATATGCCTCCAGAGCACGAGTACCATGACTGGTTCAAAAGGGTGACTCGGAGGTTCATCGATAGGCCTGGTGCTGTAGTGACTCTGCTG ATTGAAGGATACGTCCGTTTATTGAGGCGTCATCCAGTGGGCACGGAGGACCACAACGACATTACTGAGGTGTTGACGGCAGTACAGGCGATGACACGTGTCCAACCTCCTATCCCTGAGGCCCCGATTGAGGAGGCAGCTATGCCTACCGGCCCAAGCACGAGCACAGCTCCGGCCGGATGTCAATCCCGTCCGCCTGTTGCTACCCCTCAGCTTCTCCCTACCCCCGATCCCTGTGCATCCACCCCACATGCATCCGCCagccccaccatcccttcaTCCATCCCACATCCATCCCCTACCGTCACCATCCCTTCACCCAACCCACATTCAGCTCCTACTgccaccatcccttcacctaGCCCACCATCCGTCTCCTTGCCCCACCATCCCTCCACCCACCCCACTTCCTTGTTCTGGGTCTGA
- the LOC115963163 gene encoding N-acylneuraminate-9-phosphatase-like — MFLFFFNCRYVNDARPFWQYIVSYSTGCSDSQYFEELYNYYSTNKAWHLCDPDAENVFKALRKAGVKLGVVSNFDTRLRPLMRSLNCDHWFDAVAVSAEVEAEKPNPTIFLKACDLLGVKPEDAVHVGDDRRNDIWGATDAGCDAWLWGSEVHSFKELS, encoded by the exons atgtttttgtttttcttcaattGCAGATATGTCAATGATGCAAGGCCTTTCTGGCAATATATAGTCAGTTACTCCACTGGCTGTTCAGATTCCCAGTACTTTGAAGAACTTTACAACTACTATAGCACTAACAAG GCTTGGCACCTCTGTGATCCTGATGCTGAGAATGTATTTAAAGCTCTTAGGAAAGCAGGCGTGAAGTTGGGTGTTGTGTCAAATTTTGACACTCGGTTAAGACCTTTAATGCGATCTCTAAACTGTGACCATTGGTTTGATGCTGTGGCAGTTTCAGCTGAA GTTGAAGCAGAGAAGCCAAATCCAACAATATTTCTAAAAGCTTGTGATTTATTGGGAGTAAAGCCCGAGGATGCTGTACATGTAGGGGATGACCGTAGGAATGATATATGGGGTGCTACAGATGCAGGCTGTGATGCTTGGCTTTGGGGAAGTGAAGTTCACTCTTTTAAGGAG TTGTCATGA
- the LOC115964987 gene encoding uncharacterized protein LOC115964987, translating into MSSAQSLKNIDINVYFGGHLYNPEGIDGFPFRGEGIECYYMMLRRKLKTLTDLKRKIMDELKLNPAWYDIKIIYRCPQEVLHERINYGYMAIKEDKHVKMMFSRIQKMPQVNAAELYVSLEASVDNSTEVVQETSTALQFTTLDDGCTTMGGYTLSSQDYVANTGGTLYSQETHLEEEDEDEDEDEDHAVNDGENNDDMDQYEERIERGDFENDVDEHEVVPNFEEENMEYHDEGDADDDDIGVQHDTNTTTGYRPPADSFYANTWENMVDPSRLQIPYLCTWQDGMHFCKGLTFANKAAVKRALIIYAAKDNRNFSIQRSSTTELCAACIDDNCKWYVGAYMKPKFNGLWMVTSYVGPHSCIPFGLRRDGRMMDSNFVASEIVGRLRKKHTATVDELWEIIRTKYDHELSYYKESYQRLRKLLAYLDQDSGTQYSYHTIPKPLEGTTLLRYVYWAFAPCIAAFQYCRPVISIDGTHLYGKYKGVLMIAMATDANQKVLPIAFAVVDKESGASWGWFLECLRTSIERVIENKDICIISDRHKGIKCAIREWPRGQDRRERVYHRYCLRHVASNFNTHFNNPTLKALALKAGYATHDAKFVSIMQTIKEAEINLLRGVDPTDRRIIRYMPYTYLMSEDVDKWTQSHDGGRRYGAMTTNISECFNGVLKGARGLPIAAMVEFTYFKLVAYFHDRHKQITSDLSRGKVWSDYAMEIYNKNEQKIAGHTLRNYNHAEGIYQVVTPYNDHRAGGGNHSHDVRIFDRTCGCGKWQNLKIPCSHAIKVLKALHLDAPSYIDPCYSLNNAILTYSHNFVVPKSESLWRDVRGPRWVPDPRLLRAKGRPTMSRIRNEMDGVRRERGSRREDPELREIQPRQRCTVCHQEGHNRRCCPNSHGASTSGSAMN; encoded by the exons GTGCACAATCTTTGAAGAATATTGACATAAATGTATACTTCGGTGGACACCTTTACAATCCTGAAGGGATTGACGGATTCCCATTTAGAGGGGAGGGTATCGAATGCTACTACATGATGTTACGTCGTAAGTTGAAGACGTTGActgatttgaagaggaaaataatggacgaattgaaattgaaccctgcttggtatgacatcaagattatttatcgtTGCCCACAAGAAGTTCTTCATGAACGGATAAATTATGGGTATATGGCGATTAAAGAAGATAAACATGTAAAGATGATGTTTAGTAGGATCCAGAAAATGCCCCAAGTAAATGCTGCTGAGTTGTATGTAAGTTTGGAGGCGAGTGTAGACAACAGTACTGAGGTGGTGCAAGAAACATCTACGgctttacaatttacaaccCTAGATGATGGATGCACTACAATGGGAGGTTATACGCTCTCATCTCAAGATTATGTTGCGAATACTGGTGGAACCCTCTACTCTCAAGAGACACATTTAGAggaggaagacgaagacgaagacgaagacgaagatcaTGCTGTGAATGAtggtgaaaataatgatgatatggATCAGTACGAAGAGAGGATTGAGCGAGGTGACTTTGAGAACGATGTGGATGAGCATGAAGTCGTTCCtaattttgaagaggaaaatatggagtaccatgatgaaggtgatgcagatgatgatgatattggtGTCCAGCATGATACAAATACGACCACTGGCTACAGACCTCCTGCGGACTCATTCTACgcaaatacttgggaaaatatggttgatccttcacGTCTTCAGATACCATATCTTTGTACTTGGCAAGATGGGATgcatttttgtaaagggttgacttttgcaaataaagCTGCGGTGAAGCGTGCATTGATAATATACGCAGCAAAGGATAATAGAAATTTCTCCATCCAAAGGTCGAGCACAACTGAATTGTGCGCCGCATGCATTGACGACAATTGCAAGTGGTACGTTGGGGCATACATGAAGCCTAAATTCAATGGTCTGTGGATGGTCACGTCTTATGTGGGTCCACACAGTTGTATACCCTTTGGGCTGCGAAGAgatggtagaatgatggattctaattttgttgcatCAGAAATTGTGGGAAGATTGCGAAAAAAGCACACTGCTACTGTTGATGAGCTTTGGGAGATCATCCGTACTAAGTATGATCATgagctttcttactataaa gagtcttaccaaaggttgcGAAAGTTGTTGGCATACTTGGATCAGGATTCGGGTACCCAGTATAGCTATCACACCATACCTAAGCCATTAGAAGGTACTACGTTACTGCGCTATGTATATTGGGCATTCGCTCCATGCATTGCTGCATTCCAGTATTGCAGGCCAGTGATCAGTATTGATGGAACTCATTTATATGGTAAATACAAAGGGGTATTGATGATTGCAATGGCAACCGATGCTAATCAAAAGGTTTTGCCTATCGCCTTTGCTGTTGTGGACAAGGAGTCAGGGGctagttgggggtggtttttaGAGTGTCTCAGGACTTCGATAGAGCGTGTTATTGAAAATAAGGACATTTGCATTATTTCTGACCGACATAAAGGTATCAAATGCGCCATTCGAGAGTGGCCTAGAGGGCAAGACAGAAGAGAACGGGTATATCATcgatattgccttcgacatgttgctagcaacttcaacacacATTTTAATAACCCGACTCTAAAGGCATTGGCCTTGAAAGCTGGATATGCGACTCATGATGCTAAATTTGTGTCCATAATGCAAACCATTAAGGAGGCCGAGATTAATTTACTGAGGGGTGTAGACCCTACTGATCGCCGGATTATACGTTATATGCCATACACATATCTAATGAGTGAGGATGTAGACAAATGGACccagtcacatgatggtggaagacgttacggggcaatgacaaccaatatctCTGAGTGCTTTAATGGGGTTCTTAAAGGTGCCCGCGGTTTGCCCATTGCTGCAATGGTTGAGTTCACTTATTTTaaacttgttgcatatttccacgatcgacataaacaaattacttcTGATCTCTCTCGAGGTAAGGTGTGGAGTGATTATGCAATGGAgatctataacaaaaatgagCAGAAAATTGCAGGACACACTCTGAGGAATTATAATCATGCAGAGGGTATATATCAAGTGGTTACCCCGTATAACGACCATAGAGCTGGAGGGGGAAATCACAGTCATGATGTGCGCATATTTGATAGAACCTGTGGTTGTGGAAAGTGGCAAAACTTGAAGATCCCTTGTTCGCATGCAATTAAAGTTCTTAAAGCTCTGCATCTCGATGCGCCCAGCTATATTGACCCATGTTACAGTCTGAACAACGCCATTCTCACATATTCACATAattttgtggtgccaaagtcAGAGTCATTATGGAGAGACGTTCGCGGACCACGGTGGGTGCCTGACCCACGATTGTTGCGGGCCAAAGGTCGTCCTACGATgtcaagaataaggaatgaaatggatgggGTACGGCGAGAACGGGGAAGCCGGAGGGAAGATCCGGAGTTGAGGGAGATTCAACCGAGGCAACGATGTACAGTGTGTCATCAAGAGGGGCATAACCGTAGATGTTGTCCCAATTCCCATGGGGCTTCGACAAGTGGTAGTGCTATGAACTAG